Proteins from a genomic interval of Vibrio casei:
- a CDS encoding ABC transporter permease yields the protein MSNSTLISSTRSQSIKKSNNVFSLLPYASTSGSISVAKKVLLPLVGIVVFLLMWSLAAKQVQTSLGTLPGPYETGQQFSGLVKEHFASRDKEVAFYERQEVRNQAKLAKDPNADVRIRPYTGKATFFDQIATSLFTVGAGFVLATVIAIPVGIVLGLNQGLYKAFNPIIQLLKPVSPLAWLPIITMVVSATYVSDDPMFPKSFVNSLLTVSLCCIWPTLINTTVGVNSVDKDLLNVSKVLRLSWWKHVRTIVLPSAIPMIFTGLRLSIGIAWMVLIAAEMLAQNPGLGKFVWDEFQNGSSDSLGRIMVAVIVIGFIGLLFDQGMLQLQKKMSWDKKQQLR from the coding sequence ATGTCGAATTCAACACTGATTAGCTCAACAAGAAGTCAATCAATCAAAAAAAGCAATAATGTTTTTTCGTTATTGCCTTACGCCTCAACCTCAGGATCGATTTCGGTGGCGAAAAAAGTGCTACTGCCTTTGGTTGGTATTGTGGTCTTTTTATTGATGTGGAGCCTCGCGGCAAAACAAGTTCAAACCTCATTAGGCACTCTGCCAGGGCCGTATGAAACTGGGCAGCAATTTAGCGGGTTGGTGAAAGAACATTTTGCTAGCCGAGATAAAGAAGTGGCTTTTTATGAACGCCAAGAGGTTCGTAACCAAGCGAAACTTGCAAAAGATCCTAATGCGGATGTTCGAATTCGACCTTATACCGGAAAAGCGACGTTTTTTGATCAAATTGCGACCAGCCTATTCACTGTTGGGGCCGGCTTTGTATTAGCGACGGTCATTGCGATTCCTGTTGGCATTGTGCTTGGTTTAAATCAAGGTTTATACAAGGCCTTTAACCCGATCATTCAACTTCTTAAACCTGTTTCTCCTTTGGCGTGGTTGCCGATCATCACCATGGTTGTCAGCGCCACTTATGTGTCCGATGATCCTATGTTTCCCAAATCGTTTGTTAATTCTTTACTGACCGTCTCTTTATGTTGTATTTGGCCAACGCTAATCAACACCACTGTCGGCGTAAACAGTGTTGATAAAGACTTACTGAATGTGAGTAAAGTTCTACGTTTATCGTGGTGGAAACACGTTCGTACCATTGTTCTTCCTTCTGCAATTCCCATGATTTTTACCGGCTTACGTTTATCGATTGGTATCGCTTGGATGGTGCTGATTGCCGCGGAAATGCTGGCGCAAAACCCAGGGTTAGGCAAATTTGTGTGGGATGAATTTCAAAATGGCAGCTCAGACTCATTAGGCAGAATTATGGTGGCCGTCATTGTTATTGGTTTTATCGGGTTGTTGTTCGATCAAGGCATGCTGCAACTGCAAAAGAAAATGTCTTGGGACAAAAAACAACAACTGCGCTAG
- a CDS encoding CmpA/NrtA family ABC transporter substrate-binding protein, which produces MVGLSLTAVFASASHAATVEKIVKIGEPEKEDLTFGFIKLTDMAPLAVAYEKHYFEDEGLYVKLESQANWKVLLDRVIDGELDGAHMLAGQPLGATIGIGTKADIITAFSMDLNGNAITVSNEVWDQMKPKLSKTSDGKIAHPIKADALKPVIQQYNAEGKPFKMGMVFPVSTHNYELRYWLAAGGINPGFYAPEKGDNSGTAKADVLLSVTPPPQMPATMEAGTIHGYCVGEPWNQQAVIKGIGVPVVTDYEIWKNNPEKVFGVSKVWAEKNPNTHLRIVRAMIRAAYWLDEENNKNRKEAVSILARSEYVGADKNVIANSMTGTFEYEKGDKRDIPDFNVFFRHNATYPYYSDAIWTLTQMRRWGQIPQYKSDSWYMDIAKKVYRPDIYKIAAQSLIDDGTLKASDFPDLHSSDGFKAPQKHFIDNIVYDGKHPNAYLEKFSIGLKDKDAL; this is translated from the coding sequence ATGGTTGGGTTAAGCTTAACGGCTGTATTTGCTTCGGCCTCTCATGCTGCAACTGTAGAAAAGATCGTCAAAATAGGTGAGCCAGAAAAAGAAGATTTGACCTTTGGGTTTATTAAATTAACCGATATGGCTCCACTTGCCGTGGCTTATGAGAAGCACTATTTCGAAGATGAAGGGCTTTACGTCAAATTAGAGTCTCAAGCCAATTGGAAGGTGTTATTAGATCGCGTTATCGATGGTGAACTGGATGGCGCGCACATGCTGGCGGGGCAACCATTAGGGGCAACGATTGGAATTGGAACAAAAGCGGACATCATCACGGCTTTTAGCATGGATTTAAATGGTAATGCGATCACGGTTTCAAATGAGGTTTGGGATCAAATGAAACCGAAACTTTCGAAAACATCGGATGGAAAAATCGCACACCCCATTAAAGCGGACGCCTTAAAACCTGTTATTCAACAATATAACGCCGAAGGTAAACCGTTCAAAATGGGCATGGTTTTTCCAGTCTCTACCCATAACTACGAATTGCGTTATTGGTTAGCCGCAGGGGGCATTAATCCCGGTTTTTATGCACCAGAAAAAGGCGATAACAGTGGTACGGCTAAAGCCGATGTATTGCTCAGTGTGACACCACCACCACAAATGCCAGCCACGATGGAAGCCGGCACCATTCATGGTTATTGCGTCGGTGAACCTTGGAACCAACAAGCGGTAATTAAAGGAATTGGTGTACCAGTAGTGACCGATTATGAAATTTGGAAAAACAACCCAGAGAAAGTCTTTGGTGTATCGAAAGTATGGGCTGAGAAAAACCCGAATACTCACTTAAGAATTGTGAGAGCCATGATCCGCGCAGCGTATTGGTTAGATGAAGAAAACAACAAAAACCGTAAAGAAGCCGTCAGTATTTTAGCGCGTAGTGAATATGTTGGGGCAGACAAAAATGTTATCGCCAATTCAATGACAGGGACGTTTGAATATGAAAAAGGAGATAAACGCGACATACCCGATTTTAATGTTTTCTTTCGTCATAACGCGACTTATCCCTATTACAGCGATGCGATTTGGACATTAACTCAAATGCGTCGCTGGGGGCAGATTCCTCAATACAAATCAGACTCTTGGTACATGGATATTGCTAAGAAAGTTTACCGTCCAGACATCTACAAGATTGCCGCTCAATCTTTGATTGATGATGGAACCTTAAAAGCGTCAGATTTTCCTGATCTACATAGCAGCGATGGATTCAAAGCACCTCAAAAACACTTTATCGATAACATCGTTTACGACGGAAAACACCCTAATGCTTATTTGGAAAAGTTCAGTATTGGTCTGAAAGATAAAGACGCTCTTTAA
- a CDS encoding ANTAR domain-containing response regulator produces MTQSLERAKNSFKISQSAKLNQSVKIDKSVKSSRQIPLIVCCDNIEKQVLLCAQLAQDFDDITACSLHKLPKLLHQQPDSSVVLSWRKPCADLVWAIDFIEQKQNSLLVLTQELNMDDTTRLPDSLGYALLPFKPDIPLKGWVEYAQQLRRRSQALDQTIVQLNQKLEDRKWVDQAKGLLMKMHNLDEQQAYQALRNSAMKNSQTMGQVAKNVISTFENLSI; encoded by the coding sequence ATGACTCAGTCTTTAGAGCGTGCTAAAAATTCGTTCAAAATATCACAATCAGCCAAATTAAATCAATCAGTTAAAATAGATAAATCAGTTAAGTCGTCTAGGCAAATCCCTTTGATTGTTTGTTGTGATAATATCGAAAAGCAAGTGCTGTTATGTGCTCAACTTGCTCAAGATTTTGATGACATTACCGCGTGTTCATTACATAAATTACCGAAATTATTACACCAACAACCTGATTCAAGTGTCGTGCTGTCTTGGCGTAAGCCTTGCGCTGATCTTGTTTGGGCAATTGATTTTATCGAACAAAAACAAAACTCACTTCTCGTGTTAACTCAGGAACTTAATATGGATGATACGACTCGGCTGCCTGATAGCCTTGGGTATGCATTATTGCCATTTAAACCTGATATTCCATTAAAAGGTTGGGTGGAATACGCGCAGCAATTACGAAGAAGAAGCCAAGCGTTGGATCAAACAATCGTACAACTCAACCAAAAATTAGAAGATAGAAAGTGGGTAGATCAAGCGAAAGGCTTGTTGATGAAAATGCACAATTTAGATGAACAACAAGCTTACCAAGCGCTGCGTAATTCGGCGATGAAAAATAGCCAAACGATGGGGCAAGTGGCGAAGAATGTTATTTCTACGTTTGAAAATTTATCCATATAA
- the cobA gene encoding uroporphyrinogen-III C-methyltransferase, giving the protein MRANKLNLKKTTSIETIIKDVSNKELTNEETRNIEARNGYIDYQSLNNVDKWGNRKVGDKKRSNKKAGKVLLVGAGPNDPDLLTVKAYKAIQQAEVVVFDRLVGQGILNLIPEHCEQIYVGKRCGQPSLKQDEINHILIEQAKLGKQVVRLKGGDPFIFGRGGEEAFALIAQQVSYDVIPGITAAIGCAASSKIPLTHRGLSRSVTLVTGHVMAGAFDSWSGLVSTGQTLVFYMGLEQAEKIQAGLLNSGLSKQTPIAIIGNGCSKNQQVHVNKLSELCCLSNQLKGLTPALIVVGEVVSLREKLNVEWVEELSLYQ; this is encoded by the coding sequence ATGCGAGCAAATAAATTAAATCTAAAAAAAACAACATCAATTGAAACAATAATCAAGGACGTTAGCAATAAAGAGTTAACGAATGAAGAGACAAGGAATATAGAAGCAAGAAATGGGTACATTGATTATCAATCACTGAATAATGTCGATAAGTGGGGAAATAGAAAAGTTGGAGATAAAAAAAGAAGCAACAAGAAAGCAGGAAAAGTGCTGCTAGTTGGCGCAGGCCCTAATGATCCTGATTTACTCACGGTGAAAGCGTATAAAGCGATTCAGCAAGCGGAAGTGGTTGTGTTTGATCGTTTAGTTGGACAAGGCATTTTAAACCTTATCCCAGAGCATTGTGAGCAAATTTATGTTGGAAAACGCTGTGGGCAACCCAGTTTGAAGCAAGATGAAATCAATCACATTCTTATTGAGCAAGCTAAGTTGGGTAAACAAGTCGTTCGATTAAAAGGCGGTGATCCTTTTATTTTTGGTCGTGGTGGTGAAGAAGCATTCGCTTTAATTGCCCAGCAAGTTTCTTATGATGTGATCCCCGGCATTACGGCGGCAATAGGTTGTGCGGCATCGTCTAAAATTCCTTTAACTCATCGTGGACTTTCTCGCAGTGTGACGTTAGTGACCGGACATGTTATGGCTGGTGCATTTGATTCATGGTCAGGTTTAGTGTCAACAGGGCAAACATTAGTGTTTTATATGGGGCTTGAACAAGCGGAAAAAATACAGGCTGGTTTGCTTAATTCTGGTTTATCAAAACAGACACCAATTGCCATTATTGGTAATGGGTGTAGCAAAAATCAGCAAGTACATGTGAATAAATTATCTGAACTTTGTTGTTTGTCTAACCAGCTTAAGGGGTTAACACCTGCATTAATTGTGGTTGGGGAAGTGGTGTCGTTACGAGAAAAACTGAACGTTGAATGGGTTGAAGAACTGAGTTTATATCAGTAG
- a CDS encoding molybdopterin-dependent oxidoreductase has protein sequence MAKECIKSACPYCGVGCGVEVKKNGEIVGDFSHPANQGALCVKGSALGESLKMPSRLLYPRVNGKQMDWQSTIEEISEKMHSTIKEYGPQAVGMYVSGQLLTEDYYVANKLMKGFVGSSNIDTNSRLCMSSAVAAHVRAFGEDLVPVNYDDLNYADLIVIIGANTAWTHPIIFRRIQQAREVNPNLKLVVIDPRKTVTAEQADLHLALENDGDVLLFNGLSRYLLDTGSIDTDFIAKHTNDFDTLRKEIAKPHYELQAVSDALAVNPTLLRTFFQWFASSPNVISLFCQGVNQSESGTDKANTIINTHLLAGKIAKQGSGPFSITGQPNAMGGREVGGLANQLAVHREFDPDSIKQVSQFWNTANTATQPGLKAVDLFNAVESGDIRFLWIIATNPAVSMPDSAQIRRALEKCDCVVVSDITAQTNTAHYADILLPAAGWGEKQGMVTNSERCMTRQRQFIQPPGEAKADWWILSQVGKNLCHKMGIASGFEFESEADVFREYAALTEINKNTPLQLDISALKNLSDTDYHNWQPQAWPLDGRSVLTVKGTQAITFPTHNGKANLVLTKTEASHNAIGEHEASLNKEWWLNSGRQRDQWHTMTRTGHISHLAASEVEPTVYLHPLAAEQAELKAGHIVEISHTNTKQSTTKPDITKPSTAKQDQNIITKSIKARLAFDEGLTHQQAFMSMHWSGLFGGESRVNQTLFGDVDPYSGQPAFKSQQIQIQAAEIGSYGLALGIDLSKQNWQYMSLQHVEFTQTRSTSEQKQGVWRFADFEYFSKNEIKELMRKQCLNSQILTLDHLKSWTLIAIIDSKVIAMISVSQSPIVLQADFVIPFIKQPLNLANLLSLLSSTDGKANKLVCSCYRVTESDILEQLEQAPNMSLREMQNTLSCGKNCGSCLPEVKRYLNEQTIEVMTVK, from the coding sequence ATGGCGAAGGAATGCATAAAGTCTGCCTGCCCATACTGCGGCGTTGGTTGTGGTGTTGAAGTAAAAAAGAATGGTGAGATAGTAGGCGATTTTTCCCATCCAGCTAATCAGGGAGCCTTGTGTGTGAAAGGATCGGCATTAGGGGAAAGCTTAAAAATGCCATCACGCTTGCTCTACCCACGTGTTAATGGGAAGCAAATGGATTGGCAAAGCACTATTGAGGAAATTAGTGAAAAAATGCATTCCACAATTAAGGAATATGGCCCACAGGCTGTTGGTATGTATGTATCAGGTCAGTTATTAACCGAAGATTATTACGTCGCAAATAAGTTAATGAAAGGATTTGTTGGTAGCTCCAATATTGATACTAACTCACGTTTGTGTATGTCTTCTGCGGTTGCCGCTCATGTGCGAGCCTTTGGTGAAGACCTTGTTCCAGTTAATTACGATGATCTTAATTACGCTGATCTCATTGTGATTATTGGTGCTAATACTGCCTGGACACATCCTATTATTTTTCGTCGAATTCAACAAGCACGTGAAGTCAATCCTAATCTGAAGTTGGTAGTTATTGACCCTCGAAAAACCGTTACAGCAGAACAAGCCGACTTACATTTGGCACTAGAAAATGATGGTGATGTTTTGCTCTTTAATGGGTTATCTCGGTATCTGCTTGATACAGGATCGATTGATACTGATTTTATCGCCAAACACACTAATGATTTCGATACTTTACGCAAAGAAATCGCTAAACCCCATTATGAATTGCAAGCCGTGAGTGATGCTCTGGCAGTGAATCCAACGTTATTAAGAACTTTTTTTCAATGGTTTGCCTCTTCTCCTAATGTGATTTCTTTATTTTGCCAAGGTGTCAATCAATCAGAATCAGGAACCGATAAAGCCAATACGATTATTAACACTCATTTATTAGCGGGAAAAATTGCTAAGCAAGGTTCTGGCCCTTTTTCTATTACCGGACAACCGAATGCGATGGGAGGGCGTGAAGTTGGCGGGCTTGCTAATCAATTAGCCGTACATCGAGAGTTTGATCCTGATTCTATAAAACAAGTGTCGCAGTTTTGGAACACCGCCAATACGGCCACGCAACCGGGTTTAAAAGCGGTCGATTTATTTAATGCGGTTGAGAGTGGAGACATTCGGTTCTTGTGGATAATTGCAACTAACCCTGCAGTCTCCATGCCCGATTCTGCACAAATTCGTCGGGCATTAGAAAAGTGTGATTGTGTTGTGGTGTCAGACATTACCGCTCAAACCAATACGGCTCATTATGCGGATATTTTATTACCCGCGGCAGGTTGGGGTGAGAAGCAAGGCATGGTAACCAATTCAGAGCGTTGTATGACTCGTCAGCGTCAATTCATTCAACCACCGGGTGAAGCCAAAGCCGATTGGTGGATATTGAGCCAAGTTGGTAAAAATCTGTGCCATAAAATGGGAATTGCATCAGGGTTTGAATTTGAGTCAGAAGCCGATGTCTTTAGAGAATACGCAGCGCTGACAGAAATAAACAAAAATACGCCACTGCAATTAGACATTTCAGCGTTAAAAAATTTATCTGATACGGACTATCACAATTGGCAGCCACAGGCTTGGCCGCTGGATGGGCGATCAGTGTTAACAGTCAAAGGCACTCAAGCGATTACCTTTCCGACTCATAATGGCAAAGCCAATCTGGTGTTAACCAAAACGGAAGCCTCCCATAACGCAATCGGTGAACATGAAGCAAGCCTTAATAAAGAGTGGTGGTTGAATAGTGGTCGCCAGCGTGATCAATGGCATACCATGACCAGAACAGGGCATATTAGCCATTTAGCGGCGAGTGAAGTTGAGCCGACCGTTTACTTACATCCTTTAGCGGCCGAGCAAGCTGAGCTCAAAGCGGGTCATATTGTTGAAATAAGTCACACGAATACGAAACAAAGTACCACAAAGCCAGATATCACAAAGCCAAGTACGGCAAAGCAAGACCAAAATATCATAACTAAAAGCATTAAAGCCCGGCTCGCATTTGATGAGGGTTTGACTCATCAACAAGCATTTATGTCGATGCATTGGTCTGGGTTATTTGGTGGTGAAAGTAGAGTGAATCAAACTTTATTTGGTGACGTCGATCCTTATTCTGGTCAACCTGCGTTTAAGTCACAACAGATTCAAATTCAAGCGGCAGAAATTGGCAGCTATGGATTGGCGCTTGGTATTGATCTGTCGAAGCAGAACTGGCAATACATGAGTTTACAACATGTCGAATTCACGCAAACCCGCTCGACTTCAGAACAGAAACAAGGTGTATGGCGCTTTGCTGATTTTGAATATTTTAGTAAGAATGAAATAAAGGAATTGATGCGAAAGCAATGTCTTAATAGCCAAATATTAACACTGGATCATCTGAAATCTTGGACCTTGATTGCCATCATTGATAGCAAGGTTATTGCTATGATCTCAGTGAGCCAATCCCCCATCGTTTTACAAGCAGATTTTGTTATTCCTTTCATTAAACAGCCTCTAAACCTAGCCAATCTGCTTTCTTTATTAAGCAGTACCGATGGCAAAGCTAATAAACTGGTGTGTAGTTGTTACCGTGTCACAGAGTCGGATATTTTAGAGCAACTAGAGCAAGCGCCGAACATGTCTCTGCGCGAAATGCAAAATACACTGAGTTGCGGTAAAAATTGTGGATCATGTTTACCAGAAGTAAAACGTTATTTGAATGAACAAACCATCGAAGTAATGACCGTTAAATAA